The Streptomyces albofaciens JCM 4342 genome has a segment encoding these proteins:
- a CDS encoding alpha/beta family hydrolase — MSETVETPVGEARVTWHPAEDARAVLAVGHGAGGGIEARDLRALAAALPARGYTVALVEQPWRVAGKKLAPAPRTLDTAWTALWPALEKPGLPVVAGGRSAGARVACRTARGLGARAVLALSFPLHPPGKPEKSRADELTGAGLPTLVVQGGRDPFGRPSEFPAGTRVVEVPHGDHGFAVPKKADLDEPAAMVLLTDAVGEWLDGLFA; from the coding sequence GTGAGCGAAACAGTGGAGACACCCGTGGGTGAGGCGCGCGTCACCTGGCACCCGGCGGAGGACGCGCGGGCCGTCCTCGCGGTCGGCCATGGCGCGGGCGGCGGCATCGAGGCCCGGGACCTGCGCGCGCTGGCCGCCGCGCTGCCCGCGCGCGGCTACACCGTCGCGCTGGTCGAGCAGCCGTGGCGGGTCGCCGGCAAGAAGCTCGCGCCGGCCCCCAGGACGCTGGACACCGCGTGGACCGCGCTGTGGCCCGCCCTGGAGAAGCCGGGGCTGCCGGTGGTCGCGGGCGGGCGCAGCGCGGGGGCGCGGGTGGCCTGCCGTACGGCGCGCGGTCTGGGCGCGCGCGCCGTACTGGCGCTGAGCTTCCCGCTGCACCCGCCGGGCAAGCCGGAGAAGTCGCGCGCGGACGAACTGACCGGGGCCGGGCTGCCGACGCTGGTGGTGCAGGGCGGCCGTGACCCGTTCGGGCGGCCGTCGGAGTTCCCGGCGGGCACCCGCGTGGTCGAGGTGCCGCACGGGGACCACGGGTTCGCCGTACCGAAGAAGGCGGACCTCGACGAGCCGGCGGCGATGGTCCTGCTCACGGACGCGGTGGGGGAGTGGCTGGACGGCCTCTTCGCCTGA
- a CDS encoding SOS response-associated peptidase, with protein sequence MCGRYAASRSPEDLVGLFEVEKWEPEETLAPDWNVAPTKNVHAVLERPLKDAEDRRPVRQLRRLTWGLVPSWAKSPDVGVKMINARAETVHEKPSFKRAFAARRCLLPGDGYYEWVTAAAERQLEEQGKRKRPRKQPYFVTPADGQVMALAGLYEFWRDRTLPDDHPQAWWVTCTVVTTEAEATPLANADGGAGPQALADIHPRMPLVLTPDKWDAWLDPARTDVDDLLPLLAPPPAGLMRAYPVSSDVSNVRNNGPELVKELPAPEEETLF encoded by the coding sequence ATGTGCGGACGGTATGCAGCGAGTCGCAGCCCCGAGGATCTGGTGGGGCTCTTCGAGGTCGAGAAGTGGGAACCGGAGGAGACCCTGGCGCCCGACTGGAACGTCGCCCCGACGAAGAACGTCCACGCGGTGCTCGAACGTCCCCTGAAAGACGCGGAAGACCGCCGTCCGGTTCGCCAGCTGCGGAGACTGACCTGGGGACTGGTCCCGTCCTGGGCGAAATCGCCCGATGTCGGGGTGAAGATGATCAACGCCCGGGCGGAGACGGTGCACGAGAAGCCGTCGTTCAAGCGGGCGTTCGCGGCCCGCCGCTGCCTGCTGCCCGGCGACGGCTACTACGAGTGGGTCACCGCGGCAGCCGAACGGCAGCTGGAGGAGCAGGGCAAGCGCAAGCGCCCGCGCAAGCAGCCGTACTTCGTCACACCGGCGGACGGGCAGGTGATGGCGCTGGCCGGGCTGTACGAGTTCTGGCGCGACCGTACGCTGCCCGACGACCACCCGCAGGCGTGGTGGGTGACCTGCACGGTCGTCACCACCGAGGCCGAGGCCACCCCGCTGGCGAACGCGGACGGCGGCGCGGGCCCGCAGGCGCTCGCCGACATCCACCCGCGGATGCCGCTGGTCCTGACGCCCGACAAGTGGGACGCCTGGCTCGACCCGGCCCGTACGGACGTGGACGACCTGCTGCCGCTGCTCGCGCCGCCGCCCGCCGGGCTGATGCGCGCCTACCCGGTGTCGTCCGACGTGAGCAACGTCCGCAACAACGGGCCCGAGCTGGTCAAGGAGCTGCCTGCGCCGGAGGAGGAGACGCTGTTCTGA